The following proteins are co-located in the Telopea speciosissima isolate NSW1024214 ecotype Mountain lineage chromosome 9, Tspe_v1, whole genome shotgun sequence genome:
- the LOC122638559 gene encoding bifunctional epoxide hydrolase 2-like isoform X3, with amino-acid sequence MDQIEHKYIDVRGLKLHLAEIGNGSSVVVFLHGFPEIWYSWRHQMIAAANAGFRAIAPDFRGYGLSQQPLEPEKASFKDLLEDLLVILDFFSIPKVFIVGKDFGFRPAYQFALLHPERVSGVVTLGVPYIPSPVSLFGDLPEGFYILRWQKPGRAEADFGRFDVKTVIRNVYILFSGSELPIAAEDQEIMDLVVPSSPLPTWFTEEDLAVYASLYEKSGFCTPLQVPYRTLQEELSLADARVQVPALLIMGGKDYVLKFPGLEDYIRSGKVKDYVPDLEITFLPEGTHFVQEQFPDQAPQW; translated from the exons ATGGATCAAATAGAGCACAAGTACATTGATGTAAGAGGGCTCAAGCTTCACCTAGCCGAGATCGGAAATG GCTCCTCAGTGGTGGTGTTCTTGCATGGATTCCCGGAGATATGGTATTCATGGAGGCACCAGATGATCGCCGCCGCCAATGCCGGATTCCGGGCAATAGCACCCGATTTCAGAGGCTATGGTCTCTCCCAGCAGCCCCTCGAACCCGAGAAGGCCTCATTCAAGGATCTTCTTGAAGATCTCCTTGTCATTCTCGACTTCTTCTCCATTCCAAAG GTTTTCATTGTTGGGAAAGATTTTGGATTCCGTCCTGCTTACCAATTCGCACTTCTTCACCCAGAGAGGGTGTCAGGAGTGGTTACTTTGGGGGTTCCATACATTCCCTCTCCTGTATCATTATTTGGTGACCTTCCTGAAGGCTTCTACATTTTGAGATGGCAG AAACCTGGACGAGCTGAAGCAGATTTTGGTCGATTCGATGTTAAGACAGTGATACGGAACGTCTACATTCTCTTCTCAGGAAGCGAACTACCAATAGCTGCTGAGGATCAAGAGATAATGGACCTGGTggttccttcttctcctctaccAACATGGTTCACTGAGGAAGATCTTGCTGTCTATGCCTCATTATATGAAAAATCTGGATTCTGTACTCCATTGCAAGTCCCGTATAG GACCTTACAAGAAGAGTTGAGCTTGGCTGATGCAAGAGTCCAAGTTCCTGCATTGCTGATCATGGGTGGAAAGGACTATGTCCTAAAATTCCCTGGACTGGAGGACTACATAAGGAGTGGAAAAGTGAAAGACTATGTCCCTGATTTGGAGATCACATTCTTGCCCGAAGGAACACATTTCGTTCAGGAACAATTTCCAGACCAG GCTCCTCAGTGGTAG
- the LOC122638559 gene encoding bifunctional epoxide hydrolase 2-like isoform X2: MDQIEHKYIDVRGLKLHLAEIGNGSSVVVFLHGFPEIWYSWRHQMIAAANAGFRAIAPDFRGYGLSQQPLEPEKASFKDLLEDLLVILDFFSIPKVFIVGKDFGFRPAYQFALLHPERVSGVVTLGVPYIPSPVSLFGDLPEGFYILRWQKPGRAEADFGRFDVKTVIRNVYILFSGSELPIAAEDQEIMDLVVPSSPLPTWFTEEDLAVYASLYEKSGFCTPLQVPYRTLQEELSLADARVQVPALLIMGGKDYYIRSGKVKDYVPDLEITFLPEGTHFVQEQFPDQVNQLVLTFLKKHAS, translated from the exons ATGGATCAAATAGAGCACAAGTACATTGATGTAAGAGGGCTCAAGCTTCACCTAGCCGAGATCGGAAATG GCTCCTCAGTGGTGGTGTTCTTGCATGGATTCCCGGAGATATGGTATTCATGGAGGCACCAGATGATCGCCGCCGCCAATGCCGGATTCCGGGCAATAGCACCCGATTTCAGAGGCTATGGTCTCTCCCAGCAGCCCCTCGAACCCGAGAAGGCCTCATTCAAGGATCTTCTTGAAGATCTCCTTGTCATTCTCGACTTCTTCTCCATTCCAAAG GTTTTCATTGTTGGGAAAGATTTTGGATTCCGTCCTGCTTACCAATTCGCACTTCTTCACCCAGAGAGGGTGTCAGGAGTGGTTACTTTGGGGGTTCCATACATTCCCTCTCCTGTATCATTATTTGGTGACCTTCCTGAAGGCTTCTACATTTTGAGATGGCAG AAACCTGGACGAGCTGAAGCAGATTTTGGTCGATTCGATGTTAAGACAGTGATACGGAACGTCTACATTCTCTTCTCAGGAAGCGAACTACCAATAGCTGCTGAGGATCAAGAGATAATGGACCTGGTggttccttcttctcctctaccAACATGGTTCACTGAGGAAGATCTTGCTGTCTATGCCTCATTATATGAAAAATCTGGATTCTGTACTCCATTGCAAGTCCCGTATAG GACCTTACAAGAAGAGTTGAGCTTGGCTGATGCAAGAGTCCAAGTTCCTGCATTGCTGATCATGGGTGGAAAGGACT ACTACATAAGGAGCGGAAAGGTGAAAGACTATGTCCCTGATTTGGAGATCACATTCTTGCCCGAAGGAACACATTTCGTTCAGGAACAATTTCCAGACCAAGTGAATCAGCTCGTCCTAACCTTCCTCAAGAAGCATGCTTCCTAA
- the LOC122638559 gene encoding bifunctional epoxide hydrolase 2-like isoform X1 — protein MDQIEHKYIDVRGLKLHLAEIGNGSSVVVFLHGFPEIWYSWRHQMIAAANAGFRAIAPDFRGYGLSQQPLEPEKASFKDLLEDLLVILDFFSIPKVFIVGKDFGFRPAYQFALLHPERVSGVVTLGVPYIPSPVSLFGDLPEGFYILRWQKPGRAEADFGRFDVKTVIRNVYILFSGSELPIAAEDQEIMDLVVPSSPLPTWFTEEDLAVYASLYEKSGFCTPLQVPYRTLQEELSLADARVQVPALLIMGGKDFALKFSGREDYIRSGKVKDYVPDLEITFLPEGTHFVQEQFPDQVNQLVLTFLKKHAS, from the exons ATGGATCAAATAGAGCACAAGTACATTGATGTAAGAGGGCTCAAGCTTCACCTAGCCGAGATCGGAAATG GCTCCTCAGTGGTGGTGTTCTTGCATGGATTCCCGGAGATATGGTATTCATGGAGGCACCAGATGATCGCCGCCGCCAATGCCGGATTCCGGGCAATAGCACCCGATTTCAGAGGCTATGGTCTCTCCCAGCAGCCCCTCGAACCCGAGAAGGCCTCATTCAAGGATCTTCTTGAAGATCTCCTTGTCATTCTCGACTTCTTCTCCATTCCAAAG GTTTTCATTGTTGGGAAAGATTTTGGATTCCGTCCTGCTTACCAATTCGCACTTCTTCACCCAGAGAGGGTGTCAGGAGTGGTTACTTTGGGGGTTCCATACATTCCCTCTCCTGTATCATTATTTGGTGACCTTCCTGAAGGCTTCTACATTTTGAGATGGCAG AAACCTGGACGAGCTGAAGCAGATTTTGGTCGATTCGATGTTAAGACAGTGATACGGAACGTCTACATTCTCTTCTCAGGAAGCGAACTACCAATAGCTGCTGAGGATCAAGAGATAATGGACCTGGTggttccttcttctcctctaccAACATGGTTCACTGAGGAAGATCTTGCTGTCTATGCCTCATTATATGAAAAATCTGGATTCTGTACTCCATTGCAAGTCCCGTATAG GACCTTACAAGAAGAGTTGAGCTTGGCTGATGCAAGAGTCCAAGTTCCTGCATTGCTGATCATGG GTGGAAAGGACTTTGCCCTAAAATTTTCAGGACGGGAGGACTACATAAGGAGCGGAAAGGTGAAAGACTATGTCCCTGATTTGGAGATCACATTCTTGCCCGAAGGAACACATTTCGTTCAGGAACAATTTCCAGACCAAGTGAATCAGCTCGTCCTAACCTTCCTCAAGAAGCATGCTTCCTAA